One segment of Gemmatimonadota bacterium DNA contains the following:
- a CDS encoding LptF/LptG family permease has product MRLLDRYVLRSWVVIFVLTAIGFPVVSIMINMTDNLERLLDRGLKFPEILVSYVYALPENIFLVMPAAVLFATVFTIGNLGRHSELTAAKAGGWSFHRLAFPIYLAACGAAVLAFVVGELAPESTSRQLELQKAKLAKPRTARYNFVFRADQGWVYTIRSLDVQNRMLRQLVFERQGNGSDYPDLAVTADSATYDDTLHAWHLWHGTSRRILENGTQVAFRYESARLRALSQEPVDLLAEPKAPEEMRYKELTRYIDALKRSGNDTSKIEVDRALKIALPATCLVIALFGAPLAITSPRQGTAIGIAISLGTTVVFLSFIQLSKAVGVSGVVNPVAAAWAPNLFFLGAALWLLRRVRT; this is encoded by the coding sequence GTGCGCCTGCTCGACCGCTACGTGCTGCGCTCCTGGGTGGTGATCTTCGTGCTCACGGCCATCGGCTTCCCGGTGGTGTCCATCATGATCAACATGACGGACAACCTGGAGCGGCTGCTCGACCGCGGGCTCAAGTTCCCCGAGATCCTGGTGAGCTACGTCTACGCCCTGCCGGAGAACATCTTCCTGGTGATGCCGGCAGCGGTGCTGTTCGCCACGGTGTTCACCATCGGCAACCTGGGGCGGCACTCGGAGCTCACCGCCGCCAAGGCGGGCGGCTGGAGCTTCCACCGGCTGGCCTTCCCGATCTACCTGGCCGCCTGCGGCGCGGCGGTGCTCGCCTTCGTGGTGGGGGAGCTGGCGCCGGAGTCCACCAGCCGGCAGCTGGAGCTGCAGAAGGCCAAGCTCGCCAAGCCGCGCACCGCCCGGTACAACTTCGTGTTCCGCGCCGACCAGGGCTGGGTCTACACCATCCGCTCCCTCGACGTGCAGAACCGGATGCTGCGGCAGCTGGTGTTCGAGCGGCAGGGGAACGGGTCCGACTACCCCGACCTCGCCGTCACCGCCGACAGCGCCACCTACGACGACACGCTGCATGCCTGGCACCTGTGGCACGGGACCAGCCGGCGCATCCTGGAGAACGGCACCCAGGTGGCGTTCCGGTACGAGTCGGCGCGGCTGCGCGCGCTGTCGCAGGAGCCGGTGGACCTCCTGGCCGAGCCCAAGGCGCCGGAGGAGATGCGCTACAAGGAGCTCACCCGCTATATCGACGCGCTCAAGCGGTCGGGCAACGACACCAGCAAGATCGAGGTGGACCGGGCGCTCAAGATCGCGCTGCCGGCCACCTGCCTGGTGATCGCGCTGTTCGGCGCGCCGCTCGCCATCACCTCGCCGCGGCAGGGCACCGCCATCGGCATCGCCATCAGCCTGGGCACCACGGTGGTGTTCCTCTCGTTCATCCAGCTCTCCAAGGCGGTGGGGGTCTCCGGCGTGGTGAACCCGGTGGCCGCCGCGTGGGCGCCGAACCTGTTCTTCCTGGGCGCGGCGCTGTGGCTGCTGCGCCGGGTGCGCACCTAG
- a CDS encoding DUF2911 domain-containing protein, with protein MRHRTWIVSAIILGLVGTCAATGVSLVPASLMLGPCLRDWTSPSSYGARGSPLATVDAPLGDGALRLCYGRPSMRGRAIYGALVPWDSLWRMGANEPTRLYLSRPATVAGIPLEAGRYALYLRPGRGQWMLFVNRSVRHWGNDLSLGVRAHEVGSAPVPVLALPEPVETLTVRRVAADSGRMNLAFDWERTRVVLRVSPR; from the coding sequence ATGCGCCACCGCACCTGGATCGTCTCCGCCATCATCCTGGGCCTGGTGGGCACCTGTGCCGCCACCGGGGTGTCGCTGGTGCCCGCCAGCCTCATGCTGGGCCCCTGCCTGCGGGACTGGACCAGCCCGTCCTCCTACGGCGCGCGCGGCAGCCCCCTCGCCACCGTCGACGCGCCCCTCGGCGACGGCGCGCTCCGGCTCTGCTACGGCCGCCCGTCCATGCGCGGCCGCGCCATCTACGGCGCGCTGGTGCCCTGGGACTCGCTGTGGCGGATGGGGGCGAACGAGCCCACCCGGCTCTACCTCAGCCGGCCAGCCACCGTGGCGGGGATCCCGCTCGAGGCGGGCCGCTACGCCCTCTACCTGCGGCCCGGGCGGGGGCAGTGGATGCTGTTCGTGAACCGGTCGGTGCGGCACTGGGGAAACGACCTGTCGCTCGGGGTCCGGGCGCACGAGGTCGGGTCGGCCCCGGTCCCGGTGCTGGCGCTGCCGGAACCGGTGGAGACGCTCACCGTCCGGCGGGTGGCGGCCGATAGTGGCAGGATGAACCTGGCCTTCGACTGGGAACGCACCCGGGTGGTGCTGCGAGTGAGTCCACGATGA
- a CDS encoding protoheme IX farnesyltransferase, with translation MAAGLAVGLITLGGITRIAGAGMGCGPDWPLCNGRLFPNLADPLELIEWSHRWVAAMLSAMVVCLAALSWKRHRTDAFLRGPAYASLLVLALQVILGAVTVKYFNAAPTVVIHLTNAMVLLAILVVAVLRGGERLRGEPVVPGRPLTGAAIGTGFAFVVLTFGAFVANYDAGHYCLGFPLCGGGYTPPAEALGRVHYVHRVLAFLFVGHALGMAFGAGKLRGEGAAPYRRAAWWLAGLAVLQVTVGAAMMLQMMPTWLRAGHLLVGSLVWVASVVLVFRSRRVLDTRGAVQRDPANDPGGIIGAASVAMDAPAPAPAPVAVWKDLVTLTKPRIISLLLLTTIAPMFITGRGMPSLALVLWVLLGGYLMAGGANTVNMWFDRDIDNLMSRTRLRPIPSGRIPAWAALAFGLGQGAVAFWIFWRQVNPLSAWLAFGGYLFYVVIYTAWLKRLTTQNIVIGGAAGAFPPLVGWTAMTGSLDLPAIYLFAIIFFWTPPHFWALALIKRQEYAKAGVPMMPVVSGEHWTKVQMLAYTLMLIPLTVMPTVFGALGLFYAAAALALGGRLLWLSIRVLREQGVSPTTWKMYKFSLLYLALLFVAMGVDRALPFGHRFERGDVLILDRPEDGWPTPRWTP, from the coding sequence ATGGCGGCCGGCCTCGCGGTCGGACTGATCACGCTGGGCGGGATCACCCGCATCGCCGGGGCCGGGATGGGGTGCGGGCCGGACTGGCCGCTCTGCAACGGCCGGCTGTTCCCGAACCTCGCCGACCCGCTCGAGCTGATCGAGTGGAGCCACCGCTGGGTGGCGGCGATGCTCTCCGCCATGGTGGTGTGCCTCGCCGCGCTGAGCTGGAAGCGGCACCGCACCGACGCCTTCCTCCGCGGCCCCGCGTACGCCTCCCTCCTCGTGCTCGCGCTGCAGGTGATCCTCGGCGCCGTCACGGTCAAGTACTTCAACGCCGCCCCGACGGTGGTCATCCACCTGACCAACGCGATGGTGCTCCTGGCCATCCTGGTGGTGGCGGTGCTCCGCGGCGGGGAACGGCTCCGTGGCGAACCGGTGGTGCCCGGGCGCCCACTGACCGGGGCCGCCATCGGCACCGGCTTCGCGTTCGTGGTGCTCACCTTCGGGGCCTTCGTCGCCAACTACGACGCCGGGCACTACTGCCTCGGGTTCCCGCTCTGCGGCGGCGGCTACACCCCGCCCGCGGAGGCGCTGGGCCGGGTGCACTACGTGCACCGGGTGCTCGCCTTCCTGTTCGTGGGGCACGCGCTCGGCATGGCCTTCGGCGCCGGGAAGCTGCGGGGTGAGGGCGCGGCTCCCTACCGCCGCGCCGCCTGGTGGCTCGCGGGCCTGGCCGTCCTGCAGGTGACCGTCGGGGCGGCCATGATGCTCCAGATGATGCCCACCTGGCTGCGCGCCGGACACCTGCTGGTGGGCTCGCTGGTGTGGGTGGCGTCGGTGGTGCTGGTGTTCCGCTCCCGGCGGGTGCTCGACACCCGGGGCGCGGTCCAGCGCGACCCGGCCAACGACCCGGGCGGCATCATCGGGGCCGCCTCGGTGGCCATGGACGCGCCCGCGCCCGCACCCGCGCCGGTGGCGGTGTGGAAGGACCTGGTGACGCTCACCAAGCCGCGGATCATCTCGCTGCTGCTGCTGACGACCATCGCCCCGATGTTCATCACGGGGCGCGGCATGCCGTCGCTGGCCCTGGTGCTCTGGGTGCTGCTCGGCGGCTACCTGATGGCGGGTGGGGCCAACACCGTCAACATGTGGTTCGACCGGGACATCGACAACCTCATGTCGCGCACCCGGCTGCGGCCCATTCCGTCGGGGCGGATCCCGGCCTGGGCGGCGCTCGCCTTCGGGCTGGGCCAGGGCGCGGTGGCGTTCTGGATCTTCTGGCGCCAGGTCAATCCGCTCTCCGCCTGGCTCGCCTTCGGCGGCTACCTCTTCTACGTGGTGATCTACACCGCCTGGCTCAAGCGGCTCACCACCCAGAACATCGTGATCGGCGGCGCGGCCGGCGCCTTCCCGCCCCTGGTGGGGTGGACGGCCATGACCGGGTCGCTCGACCTGCCCGCCATCTACCTCTTTGCCATCATCTTCTTCTGGACCCCGCCCCACTTCTGGGCGCTGGCCCTGATCAAGCGGCAGGAGTACGCCAAGGCGGGCGTACCCATGATGCCGGTGGTCTCGGGCGAGCACTGGACCAAGGTCCAGATGCTGGCCTACACGCTGATGCTGATCCCGCTCACCGTGATGCCCACGGTGTTCGGGGCGCTGGGCCTGTTCTACGCGGCGGCCGCGCTGGCGCTGGGCGGCAGGCTGCTGTGGCTCAGCATCCGGGTGCTGCGGGAGCAGGGCGTCTCCCCGACGACGTGGAAGATGTACAAGTTCTCCCTGCTCTACCTGGCCCTGCTGTTCGTGGCCATGGGCGTGGACCGCGCCCTGCCCTTCGGGCACCGGTTCGAGCGTGGGGACGTGCTGATCCTTGACCGCCCTGAGGACGGCTGGCCCACCCCCCGCTGGACGCCCTGA
- a CDS encoding amino acid permease: MTESPRDPWGERLSRRLGLWSAVAVLVGSTIGSGIFRTPASVAQRIDDVPLFLLAWVVGGVVAVCGALTYAELAAAFPRSGGMYVFLREAFGPLTAFLFGWAELLIIRPGAYGAIGITASAYSLRTVGLDPAAPVLGLPVRGDQALGAGFIILVAAVNYFGIKRGAVIQNLSTAFKVGALAALIVLGFLLGDGLGAGPMLDQRAAVAASPFLLAMVSILWAYDGWADLAFVGGEVKDPQRTLPRALVIGTSIVVVLYLGANLVYLYLIPITAMQQAELVAADVASLLIGPAGIVAISAAVAVSTFGTLNGSMMTAPRIFFAMAEDGLFPKAIARVDERTGAPTAAILLAAVLGVIFVLIKTFTELADQFVIGIWPFYALAVAAVFVLRRTRPDLPRPYRTAGYPVVPLLFLAGSLFLLGNYLVSEPKAFVVDVVVILSGVPVYYGWKRWAVRR; this comes from the coding sequence ATGACAGAATCCCCCCGCGATCCCTGGGGCGAACGGTTGTCCCGCCGCCTCGGCCTGTGGAGCGCCGTGGCGGTGCTGGTGGGCTCCACCATCGGCAGCGGCATCTTCCGCACCCCGGCCTCGGTGGCCCAGCGGATCGACGACGTCCCGCTCTTCCTGCTGGCCTGGGTGGTGGGCGGCGTGGTGGCGGTGTGCGGCGCGCTCACCTACGCGGAGCTGGCGGCCGCCTTCCCGCGCAGCGGGGGGATGTACGTCTTCCTGCGCGAGGCGTTCGGGCCGCTGACCGCCTTCCTGTTCGGCTGGGCCGAGCTGCTCATCATCCGCCCCGGCGCCTACGGCGCCATCGGGATCACCGCCTCGGCCTATTCGCTGCGCACCGTGGGACTCGACCCCGCCGCCCCGGTGCTGGGCCTGCCGGTGCGGGGGGACCAGGCCCTCGGCGCCGGCTTCATCATCCTGGTGGCCGCGGTCAACTACTTCGGCATCAAGCGCGGCGCGGTGATCCAGAACCTGAGTACGGCCTTCAAGGTGGGCGCGCTCGCCGCGCTCATCGTCCTCGGCTTCCTGCTGGGCGATGGGCTGGGCGCCGGCCCGATGCTGGACCAGCGGGCGGCGGTGGCCGCCTCGCCCTTCCTGCTGGCGATGGTCTCGATCCTCTGGGCCTACGATGGCTGGGCCGACCTGGCGTTCGTGGGTGGCGAGGTGAAGGACCCGCAGCGCACCCTGCCGCGGGCGCTGGTCATCGGCACGTCGATCGTGGTGGTGCTCTACCTCGGCGCCAACCTGGTGTACCTCTACCTCATCCCGATCACGGCGATGCAGCAGGCGGAGCTGGTCGCCGCCGACGTGGCCAGCCTGCTGATCGGGCCGGCCGGCATCGTGGCCATCTCGGCCGCGGTAGCGGTGAGCACCTTCGGTACCCTCAACGGTTCCATGATGACGGCGCCGCGGATCTTCTTCGCGATGGCGGAGGACGGACTCTTCCCCAAGGCGATCGCCCGGGTGGACGAGCGCACCGGCGCCCCCACCGCCGCGATCCTCCTGGCCGCGGTCCTCGGCGTGATCTTCGTGCTGATCAAGACCTTCACCGAACTGGCGGACCAGTTCGTCATCGGCATCTGGCCATTCTATGCCCTGGCGGTGGCGGCGGTCTTCGTGCTGCGGCGTACCCGGCCGGACCTGCCGCGGCCGTACCGCACGGCGGGCTATCCGGTGGTGCCGCTGCTCTTCCTGGCGGGGTCGCTCTTCCTGCTCGGCAACTACCTGGTGTCGGAACCGAAGGCGTTCGTGGTCGACGTCGTGGTGATTCTCTCGGGCGTGCCGGTGTACTACGGCTGGAAGCGGTGGGCGGTAAGGCGGTAA
- the nadA gene encoding quinolinate synthase NadA → MSLALPVIEPTRLAAAEIRALQAEIRALAAQRRAVVLAHNYQRAEVQDVADYVGDSLGLSRTAAATDAEVIVFCGVHFMAETAAILAPAKRVLLPDLRAGCSLADTITAADLRAWKARFPGYIAVGYVNTTAEAKAELDYCCTSGNVLEVIDAIPEDRGILFCPDFFLGAHVRRMRPHRRVEVWLGECHVHKDINPHTLDRMRQEHPKAEVLVHPECGCAGQLIYAMGQGDIPPDGVHIASTERMIQLVKERQVDEFIIATETGIMHRMERLAPGKHFYAADRAAVCAFMKTITLEATRDALALDRHHVTVPADIAGRARLALDRMVALGPGIATQPGD, encoded by the coding sequence ATGAGCCTGGCCCTGCCCGTCATCGAGCCCACCCGCCTCGCCGCCGCCGAGATCCGCGCGCTGCAGGCGGAGATCCGGGCCCTCGCCGCGCAACGCCGTGCCGTGGTCCTGGCCCACAACTACCAGCGGGCCGAGGTCCAGGACGTGGCCGACTACGTGGGCGACTCCCTCGGCCTCTCCCGCACCGCCGCGGCCACCGATGCCGAGGTGATCGTGTTCTGCGGGGTGCACTTCATGGCGGAGACCGCGGCCATCCTGGCGCCGGCCAAGCGGGTGCTGCTCCCCGACCTGCGCGCCGGCTGCTCGCTGGCCGACACCATCACCGCCGCCGACCTCCGTGCCTGGAAGGCCCGCTTCCCGGGCTACATCGCGGTGGGCTACGTGAACACCACCGCGGAGGCCAAGGCGGAGCTCGACTACTGCTGCACCAGCGGCAACGTGCTCGAGGTGATCGACGCCATTCCCGAGGACCGGGGCATCCTCTTCTGCCCCGACTTCTTCCTCGGCGCCCACGTGCGGCGGATGCGGCCCCACCGGCGGGTCGAGGTGTGGCTCGGCGAGTGCCACGTGCACAAGGACATCAACCCCCACACCCTCGACCGCATGCGGCAGGAGCACCCGAAGGCGGAGGTGCTGGTGCACCCGGAGTGCGGCTGCGCGGGGCAGCTGATCTACGCCATGGGCCAGGGCGACATCCCGCCCGACGGCGTCCACATCGCCTCGACGGAGCGGATGATCCAGCTGGTGAAGGAACGGCAGGTGGACGAGTTCATCATCGCCACCGAGACGGGGATCATGCACCGCATGGAACGGCTGGCGCCCGGGAAGCACTTCTACGCCGCGGACCGCGCGGCGGTCTGCGCCTTCATGAAGACCATCACGCTCGAGGCCACCCGGGACGCGCTCGCGCTCGACCGGCACCACGTGACCGTGCCCGCCGACATCGCCGGCCGGGCGCGGCTCGCGCTCGACCGCATGGTGGCCCTCGGGCCGGGCATCGCGACGCAGCCGGGCGACTAG
- the nadC gene encoding carboxylating nicotinate-nucleotide diphosphorylase: MIERDLRSLIGADARRVAQEALAEDGDRDITTEVTVEASQVGTGVLEFRSGGTVAGMPYADAVATACGLPPVTWYHASGATVPAGTTLGLLRGDLARILRAERPLLNLLQRAVGIANLTRRYVDAVAGTGARILHTRKTAPGLRLLDVTAVVAGGGHVHRLGLATTVMVKDNHWQALTRSGRTLREALEQARAGGIIECFVEVETGGQLEQACAAGATRLLVDNQDPATVRAWTVRARTLAPGIELEATGGITLENIRAFAETGVDYISIGALTHSVQAADLALEVAEAG, encoded by the coding sequence ATGATCGAACGCGACCTGCGCTCCCTGATCGGCGCCGACGCGCGGCGGGTGGCCCAGGAGGCCCTGGCCGAGGATGGCGACCGCGACATCACCACCGAGGTGACCGTCGAAGCCAGCCAGGTGGGCACGGGGGTGCTCGAATTCCGCAGCGGCGGCACCGTGGCCGGGATGCCCTATGCCGATGCCGTGGCCACGGCGTGCGGCCTGCCGCCCGTCACCTGGTACCACGCCTCGGGCGCGACCGTCCCGGCCGGCACCACGCTCGGGCTGCTGCGCGGCGACCTCGCGCGCATCCTGCGCGCGGAGCGGCCGCTGCTCAACCTGCTGCAACGCGCCGTGGGCATTGCCAACCTGACCCGGCGCTACGTCGACGCGGTGGCCGGCACCGGCGCCCGGATCCTCCACACCCGCAAGACCGCGCCCGGCCTGCGCCTCCTCGACGTGACGGCGGTGGTGGCCGGCGGCGGGCACGTGCACCGGCTGGGCCTCGCCACCACGGTCATGGTGAAGGACAACCACTGGCAGGCGCTCACGCGCAGCGGGCGCACCCTGCGCGAGGCGCTGGAACAGGCGCGCGCCGGCGGCATCATCGAGTGTTTCGTGGAAGTCGAGACGGGGGGCCAGCTGGAACAGGCCTGCGCCGCCGGCGCCACCCGCCTGCTGGTGGACAACCAGGACCCGGCCACCGTGCGCGCCTGGACGGTGCGCGCCCGCACCCTTGCGCCCGGCATCGAACTCGAGGCCACCGGCGGCATCACCCTCGAGAACATCCGGGCCTTCGCGGAGACCGGCGTCGACTACATCTCCATCGGCGCGCTGACCCATAGCGTGCAGGCGGCGGACCTGGCCCTGGAGGTTGCCGAGGCGGGGTGA
- a CDS encoding FAD-dependent oxidoreductase, producing the protein MASPRPIIVGTGIAGLWTAWRLANEGQASVLVTKGVLADSASAWAQGGVAVALGPGDSPSQHAADTLAAGDGLSDPEAVRILTKEGPDRIRELLEAGAIFDRGPDGSLRFGLEAAHTQPRIIHAGGDRTGAAIVAFLTQILRRHPLVEILRYTEVAALGHDGSRLTGVIALRNGQPVELLARDVVLATGGVGQLYGVTTNPLVASGDGWALAWRVGAELRDIEFLQFHPTALKLPGVNPAPLITEAVRGAGGILVDRDGRRFAFDADPRGELAPRDVVARAVAAADATGGAWLDAREIRDFPVRFPGVTQILATHGLDPARDLIPVAPALHYAMGGIRTDFDGRSTREGLWAVGEVACTGVHGANRLASNSLLEGMVFADRVARALVARRGPGDWGEWAPAHPVPALRAEAFAARWRPAAHRAAKVPAFPPAAPRARDADESAAPVRDEIRAIMTTDVGMVRTESGLRRARRALTALTARLPADAWRTHNMLLVARLITHAALRRRESRGGHRRLDYPPAARPATPPSRSPA; encoded by the coding sequence ATGGCTTCCCCCCGCCCCATCATCGTCGGCACCGGCATCGCCGGGCTGTGGACCGCCTGGCGGCTCGCCAACGAGGGGCAGGCCTCGGTGCTGGTCACCAAGGGCGTGCTCGCCGACAGCGCCAGCGCCTGGGCGCAGGGGGGCGTGGCGGTGGCGCTCGGCCCGGGCGACAGCCCGAGCCAGCACGCCGCCGACACCCTCGCCGCCGGCGACGGCCTCTCCGACCCCGAGGCCGTCCGCATCCTCACCAAGGAAGGCCCCGACCGGATCCGCGAGCTGCTCGAGGCCGGCGCCATCTTCGATCGCGGCCCCGACGGCTCGCTCCGCTTCGGGCTGGAGGCGGCGCACACCCAGCCGCGCATCATCCACGCCGGCGGCGACCGCACCGGTGCCGCCATCGTGGCGTTCCTCACCCAGATCCTGCGCCGCCACCCGCTGGTCGAGATCCTGCGCTACACCGAGGTCGCGGCGCTGGGCCACGACGGATCCCGGCTCACCGGCGTGATCGCGCTCCGCAACGGGCAGCCGGTCGAGCTGCTGGCCCGGGACGTGGTGCTGGCCACCGGGGGCGTGGGCCAGCTGTACGGGGTCACCACCAACCCGCTGGTGGCCAGCGGCGACGGGTGGGCGCTGGCGTGGCGGGTGGGCGCCGAGCTCCGGGACATCGAGTTCCTGCAGTTCCACCCCACGGCGCTCAAGCTGCCGGGGGTGAACCCGGCGCCGCTCATCACCGAGGCGGTGCGTGGAGCCGGCGGGATCCTGGTGGACCGGGACGGCCGCCGCTTCGCCTTCGACGCCGACCCCCGCGGCGAGCTGGCCCCGCGCGACGTCGTGGCGCGCGCGGTGGCGGCCGCCGACGCCACCGGGGGCGCCTGGCTCGACGCCCGGGAGATCCGCGACTTCCCCGTCCGCTTCCCGGGCGTGACCCAGATCCTCGCCACCCACGGGCTCGATCCCGCCCGCGACCTGATCCCGGTGGCCCCGGCGCTGCACTACGCCATGGGCGGCATCCGGACCGACTTCGACGGCCGCAGCACCCGCGAGGGGTTGTGGGCGGTCGGCGAGGTCGCGTGCACCGGCGTGCACGGCGCCAACCGGCTGGCCTCCAATTCGCTGCTCGAAGGCATGGTCTTTGCCGACCGCGTGGCCCGCGCGCTGGTGGCGCGTCGCGGGCCCGGCGACTGGGGCGAGTGGGCCCCGGCGCACCCGGTGCCCGCCCTCCGGGCCGAGGCGTTCGCCGCGCGGTGGCGGCCGGCGGCGCACCGCGCCGCCAAGGTGCCGGCCTTCCCGCCGGCCGCCCCCCGCGCCCGCGACGCCGACGAGTCGGCCGCCCCCGTGCGGGACGAGATCCGCGCCATCATGACCACCGACGTGGGCATGGTGCGCACCGAGTCGGGCCTGCGCCGGGCCCGGCGCGCGCTCACCGCCCTCACCGCGCGGCTCCCCGCCGATGCCTGGCGCACCCACAACATGCTGCTGGTGGCGCGGCTGATCACCCACGCGGCGCTGCGCCGGCGGGAGAGTCGCGGCGGCCACCGCCGCCTCGACTATCCCCCGGCGGCCCGGCCCGCCACGCCTCCGAGCCGGAGTCCCGCATGA
- a CDS encoding LptF/LptG family permease: MRLLDRYLVRQFVPPLAFAFLAMTSIMLLNQIARRFGALVGKGLPWSVIGEVFLLCLPFIIAMTLPMAVLVAMLYTFSHLAADSEITAMRASGLSVGQLVRPMILTGVLITAVNFWFTDQVLPESNARLRNLLINIQRKKPTLELREQVINEIPPSGLFLRASRIDATSGRLRSVTIYDMAGTDSRRVIYADSGVMGFTEVGTDLQLKLYDGSVHAFRQSDAALMQVTDFLTNTIRVRDVSNRLDLEANDGVRGDREMTSCEMMKVVQGADYEVRLAQARRRATAERDLRALLVLPAVAVPMRVARPALPAYCRAFAALDRRLGTDSADLATHPEAFEDPVTESYGDTPDVVPLQALTPPRPRVPGLREPSSLTSWAEVSAARDEIKTSGGRANQYRVEVHKKWAISVACLVFALVGIPMALRFPRGGMGLVIGGGLFVFAIYYVGLIAGEGLGNKAIVAPWLAMWAPNLIFAALAVVGIVRVSKESGSTRGGDLAELWDTLSSRFRRRKAA; the protein is encoded by the coding sequence GTGCGCCTGCTCGATCGCTACCTGGTCCGCCAGTTCGTGCCGCCCCTGGCCTTCGCCTTCCTGGCGATGACCAGCATCATGCTGCTCAACCAGATCGCCCGGCGGTTCGGGGCGCTGGTGGGCAAGGGGCTGCCCTGGTCGGTGATCGGCGAGGTCTTCCTGCTCTGCCTGCCGTTCATCATCGCCATGACGCTGCCGATGGCGGTGCTCGTGGCCATGCTCTACACCTTCAGCCACCTGGCCGCCGACAGCGAGATCACCGCCATGCGGGCCAGCGGGCTCAGCGTGGGCCAGCTGGTCCGCCCGATGATCCTGACGGGGGTGCTGATCACCGCGGTGAACTTCTGGTTCACCGACCAGGTGCTCCCCGAGAGCAACGCCCGGCTGCGCAACCTGCTCATCAACATCCAGCGGAAGAAGCCGACCCTCGAGCTGCGGGAGCAGGTGATCAACGAGATCCCCCCCTCCGGGCTCTTCCTGCGGGCCAGCCGGATCGACGCCACCTCGGGCCGGCTCCGCTCGGTGACCATCTACGACATGGCGGGCACCGACAGCCGGCGGGTGATCTACGCCGACAGCGGCGTGATGGGCTTCACCGAGGTGGGCACCGACCTGCAGCTCAAGCTGTACGACGGCTCGGTGCACGCCTTCCGGCAGAGCGACGCGGCGCTGATGCAGGTGACCGACTTCCTCACCAACACCATCCGGGTGCGCGACGTCTCCAACCGGCTCGACCTCGAGGCCAATGACGGGGTGCGCGGCGACCGCGAGATGACCAGCTGCGAGATGATGAAGGTGGTGCAGGGCGCCGACTACGAGGTGCGCCTGGCCCAGGCCCGCCGGCGGGCCACCGCGGAGCGGGATCTCCGCGCCCTGCTGGTGCTGCCGGCGGTGGCGGTCCCGATGCGGGTGGCCCGCCCCGCCCTGCCGGCCTACTGCCGGGCATTCGCCGCCCTCGACCGAAGGCTGGGGACGGACAGCGCCGACCTGGCCACACACCCCGAGGCGTTCGAGGACCCCGTCACGGAGAGCTACGGCGATACCCCCGACGTGGTGCCGCTGCAGGCCCTCACCCCGCCGCGCCCCCGCGTCCCGGGGCTCCGGGAACCGTCCTCGCTCACCTCGTGGGCGGAGGTCTCCGCCGCCCGGGACGAGATCAAGACCTCCGGCGGCCGGGCCAACCAGTACCGGGTGGAGGTCCACAAGAAGTGGGCGATCAGCGTGGCCTGCCTGGTGTTCGCGCTGGTGGGCATCCCGATGGCGCTGCGCTTTCCCCGCGGCGGCATGGGCCTGGTGATCGGCGGGGGGCTGTTCGTCTTCGCCATCTACTACGTGGGGCTGATCGCGGGCGAGGGGCTGGGCAACAAGGCCATCGTCGCCCCCTGGCTGGCGATGTGGGCGCCCAACCTGATCTTCGCGGCGCTGGCGGTGGTGGGCATCGTGCGGGTGAGCAAGGAGTCGGGCTCCACCCGCGGCGGCGACCTGGCCGAGCTGTGGGACACCCTCAGCAGCCGGTTCCGCCGGCGGAAGGCGGCCTGA